In the genome of Pseudomonas sp. B33.4, the window AATTGAGGCTGCGATAGCGAATGTGTTCGCGGCCGGCGTCATCCGTTTGCAACTCGCCGACCACCACGGTGCAGGCGCCGCAGTCACCGCTGGCGCAACCTTCTTTGGTGCCGGACTTGCCCACGTGTTCACGCAGGTAATTGAGCACAGTCAGATTCGGGTCCAGGGCGTGCTCGCTACGGAGTTCCTGGTTAAGTAAAAACTGGATCACGGAAGGCCTCGCAGACTCATTATTGTTGTTAACCGACTTGAGCCGAATTTAGCAGGTCTGACTTTTCGGTCAATGGTTTTCTGACTTAAAGGTCAGGAAAAAGCATTTCGTCGATCAACAACGTGTCTATTCAGTATTGACCCTCAATGGATCTCCTGCTTTTTTGCGGGAATCGTGCCAAAAACCGCTGAGTGGGCACTCCGCCATGACCGTGCATTTGCGCTACACTGCGCCGCTTGTGCAGATCGATAGAGTTTGAAGGACAACCATGACGTTCAAGGCGCCGGACAGCCTCGCCGAGCAAATTGCTCACCACCTCGCCGAACGCATCATTCGTGGCGAAATGAAGCCGGGAGAGCGCATCCAGGAACAGAAGGTCACGCTGGCACTGAATGTCAGCCGCGGCTCGGTCCGCGAAGCCCTGCTGATCCTCGAACGCCGTCACCTGATCGCGATCCTGCCGCGTCGTGGCGCGCACGTCACCGAGCTGACGCCGCACAAGGTGCAGAGCCTGTGCACGCTGATGAGCGAGCTGTACATCCTGCTCGGCAATTCGGTGGCCAATGGCTGGCAAGTGCAGTCGGACATGGCGCCGTTCGTGCAGATCCAGCAACGCCTGACCGCCAGCTTCGAGCGTCAGGACATCCGCAGCTTTGTCGATGACAGCTTCGCGGTGATGCGCGCCGCTTATCCGTTCGCCAACAATCCGTACCTGCAAGAAACCGTCGAGAACCTGCAGCCGGCCATGAGCCGCGCCTACTTTCTCGCCCTCGAACAGCGCAAGGCTTCAATGAGCGAGTTCCTCGAACTGTTCGAACGCCTGCTGGCCGCCGTGCTCGCCCGTGATTTGCCGCAGATCCGCATCGTGCTGACGGCTTACGCCCAGCGCAGCTGCGATCTGGTGGTCTCCGCCCTGACGGTTGCCTAAGCGTGCGGCTCAAGTGCATCAAACTGGCGGGGTTCAAATCCTTCGTCGACCCGACCACGGTGAACTTCCCCAGTAACATGGCGGCGGTCGTCGGGCCGAATGGTTGCGGCAAGTCGAACATCATCGACGCCGTGCGCTGGGTGATGGGCGAAAGTTCGGCGAAGAACCTCCGTGGCGAGTCGATGACCGACGTCATCTTCAACGGTTCGACCAGCCGCAAACCGGTGAGTCAGGCCAGCATCGAGCTGGTCTTCGACAACTCCGACGGCACGCTGCTGGGCGAGTACGCGGCTTACGCCGAGATCTCGATTCGCCGCAAAGTGACCCGCGACAGCCAGACCACCTATTACCTCAACGGCACCAAATGCCGTCGTCGCGACATCACCGATATCTTCCTCGGCACCGGCCTCGGCCCGCGCAGCTATTCGATCATCGAGCAGGGGATGATCTCCAAGCTGATCGAATCCAAACCGGAAGACCTGCGTAACTTCATCGAAGAGGCAGCGGGCATTTCCAAGTACAAGGAGCGCCGCCGCGAGACCGAAAACCGTATCCGCCGCACCCATGAAAACCTTGCCCGTCTGACCGACCTGCGCGAAGAGCTGGAGCGGCAACTCGAACGGCTGCACCGCCAGGCCGAAGCGGCGAAGAAATATCAGGAATTCAAAGCCGAAGAGCGCCAGCTCAAGGCGCAACTGTCGGCCCTGCGCTGGCAGGATCTCAACGATCAGGTCGGCCAGCGCGAGTCGATCATCGGCACTCAGGAAATCAGCTTCGAAGCGCTGGTCGCCGAGCAGCGAAACGCTGACGCGGCCATCGAGCGCTTGCGCGACGGTCACCATGACCTGTCCGAACGCTTCAATCTGGTGCAGGGGCGCTTCTATTCGGTCGGCGGCGACATTGCCCGGGTCGAGCAGAGCATCCAGCACGGCCAGCAACGTTTGCGTCAATTGCAGGACGACTTGAAAGAAGCCGAACGCGCGCGCCTCGAAACCGAGTCGCATCTGGGCCACGACCGCACCTTGCTGCTGACCCTCGGTGAAGAGCTGGACATGCTCACCCCCGAGCAGGAAGTCACCAGCGCCGCCGCCGAAGAAGCCGCCGCTGCGCTGGAAGACTCCGAATCCGTCATGCACGGCTGGCAGGAACAGTGGGACGCCTTCAACCTGACCGCCGCCGAACCGCGCCGTCAGGCCGAAGTGCAGCAGTCGCGCATTCAGCAGCTGGAAACCAGCATGGAGCGCCTCGCTGACCGGCAGAAACGCCTCGGCGAAGAGCGCGCGTTGCTCTCGGCTGATCCGGAAGACGCGGCGATCATGGAGCTCAACGAGCAGCTCGCCGAGTCCGAAGCGACCCTCGAAGATTTGCAGACCAGCGAAGAAGCCCAAGTCGAAAAACTCGAACAACTGCGTCAGGAATTGCAGCAAGCGCTGACCGCGCAGCAACAGGCGCAGGGCGATTTGCAGCGCCTCAACGGTCGTCTCGCATCCCTCGAAGCCTTGCAGCAAGCCGCGCTCGATCCAGGCACCGGCACCGCCGAATGGCTGAAGGAACACAACCTCGCCGAGCGTCCGCGTCTGGCCGAAGGCCTGAAGGTCGAAGCCGGTTGGGAACTGGCGGTGGAAACCGTGCTCGGCGCCGATCTGCAAGCGGTGCTGGTTGACGATTTCAGCGGTTTCGATTTATCCGGTTTCACCCAAGGTGATCTGCGCCTGCTCAGCCCCGGCAATGATGGTGTGCGAGCGGCGGGCAGCTTGCTGGATAAAGTCGACGCGCAGATCGATCTGTCGCCGTGGCTCGGTCAGGTCAAACCGGTCGACAGCCTCGAGCAGGCGTTGTCCTTGCGTGGGCAATTGAGCGCCGGCGAGAGCCTGATCAGCCGCGACGGTTACTGGATCGGTCGGCACTTTTTGCGTGTGCGTCGGGCCAGCGAAGCGGAAAGCGGCATGCTCGCTCGTGGTCAGGAAATCGAAGCGCTGCACCTTGAGCGCGAAGAGAAAGAAGCCACGGTCGAGGCCATGGAAACCCGTCTGCAAACCTTGCGCGCGCAACAGCGTCAACAGGAAAACGGCCGCGAGCATTTGCGTCGTTTGCTGCAAGACGAAGCGCGTCAGCAGGGCGAATTGAAAGCACAGCTGTCCGCCGGCAAAGCCAAGGCCGAACAGCTGACCTTGCGCCGCAAACGCCTCGATGAAGAACTGGTCGAACTCGGCGAACAGCGCGAGCTTGAGCACGAACAAATCGGCGAAGCGCGCATGCAACTGCAGGACGCGCTGGATGCCATGGCGCTGGACACCGAGCAACGCGAGTTGCTGTTGGCCCAGCGCGACAGTTTGCGCGAACGCCTTGATCAGGTGCGTCAGGAAGCGCGGCAACACAAGGATCACGCCCATCAATTGGCCGTGCGTCTTGGCTCGTTGCGCGCGCAGCACGATTCCACGCGTCAGGCGCTGGAGCGTCTGGAAATGCAGGCCGAGCGTCTCACTGAGAAGCGCGAACAGTTGAGTCTCAATCTGGAGGAGGGCGAGGCACCGCTGGAAGAGCTGCGCCTGAAACTCGAAGAGCTGCTCGACAAGCGCATGACCGTCGACGAAGAACTGAAGACTGCGCAGATCGCCCTCGAAGACGCCGACCGCGAATTGCGCGATGCAGAAAAGCGCCGCAATCAGGCCGAGCAGCAATCGCAGCTGATTCGCGGTCAGCTCGAACAGCAGCGTATGGAATGGCAAGCGCTGACCGTGCGCCGCAAGGCCTTGCAGGATCAACTGCTCGAAGATGGCTACGATCTCAATGGCGTGCTCGCGACATTGACTGCGCAAGCCAGTGAACGCGAAGCCGAAGAAGAACTCGAACGCATCAACGCGCGGATTCAGCGCCTGGGCGCGATCAACCTCGCGGCCATCGACGAATACACGCAACAATCCGAGCGTAAACGTTATCTGGATGCCCAGGACGCCGATCTGGTCGAGGCACTGGAAACGCTTGAAAACGTAATCCGCAAGATCGACAAGGAAACCCGTAACCGTTTCAAAGATACCTTTGATCAGATCAACGGTGGTTTACAGGCACTTTTTCCAAAAGTTTTCGGTGGCGGGCGCGCGTATTTGGAACTGACGGGCGAAGATCTACTCGATACAGGGGTAACGATCATGGCGCAGCCGCCAGGGAAGAAGAACAGCACCATCCATTTGCTCTCCGGCGGGGAAAAAGCCCTGACCGCACTGGCACTGGTGTTTGCCATCTTCAAATTGAACCCGGCGCCGTTCTGCATGCTCGATGAGGTTGACGCGCCACTGGATGACGCTAACGTTGGACGCTACGCACGCTTGGTCAAAGAGATGTCGCAAACCGTGCAATTCATCTATATCACCCACAACAAGATCGCCATGGAAATGGCCGAGCAGTTGATGGGCGTAACGATGCATGAGCCGGGTTGTTCGCGACTGGTAGCCGTGGATGTCGAGGAGGCGATGGCGATGGTGGACGCCTAGCGGCGCAGCTTTGAGCGACAAGCTTTGAGCTACAAGCTAGAAGCTTACGGCTCGAAGCCTGAGCGAAGCGAGCCCACAATTTGCGCAGTGATTTCGACAGACGGTGTAAAGTTGTCTTTGGTCGTGCTAGTTTAATGTCAATTTTTCGTATACGTGGGCAAAACGCCTGTCAGAACATAGAGTTGGCGCCACGTTTTAAAGCGGTTTGCACAATGTAAACCCCTTATTTTTCAGCATTTTTTATAGAGGCACGGGATTACATGGAAATCGGTCTGCGCGAGTGGCTGATCGTCATCGGCATCATTGTGATAGCCGGTATTCTTTTCGATGGCTGGCGCCGTATGCGCGGCGGCAAGGGAAAACTGAAATTCCGCCTTGACCGAAGTCTGTCCAACCTGCCGGACGAGGACACCAGCGCTGAGCTGTTGGGCCCGGCCCGTGTACTGGATACGCATCAAGAGCCGCAACTGGATGAACACGATCTGCCGTCGGTGAGCATGCCGGCCCGTGAAGCACGCGAGCCTCGCGAATCCGGCTCGAAACGTGGCAAGCGTGGCGGCAATGGCCCGGCTCAGGGCGACCTGAACCTCGACCTGGATCTGGACGGTGGCCCGAGCTTCAGCAGCCGTGACGGCGATTTCGCCGAAGACACCAAGCCTTCGCCGGCGGTGGTCGACAAAGACCAGCCGCAAGCTGAAGAAGTCCTGGTGATCAGCGTGATCTGCCGCGACGCTGCCGGCTTCAAAGGCCCGGCACTGTTGCAGAACATTCTGGAAAGCGGTCTGCGTTTTGGCGAGATGGATATTTTCCACCGTCACGAAAGCATGGCCGGCAACGGTGAAGTGCTGTTCTCCATGGCCAATGCGGTCAAGCCGGGTATCTTCGATCTGGACGACATCGACCATTTCAGCACCCCGGCGGTGAGCTTCTTCCTCGGCCTGCCAGGCCCGCGTCATCCGAAGCAGGCCTTCGACGTGATGGTGGCGGCAGCACGCAAGCTGTCTCAGGAATTGAATGGCGAACTGAAAGATGACCAGCGCAGCGTTCTGACCGCGCAGACCATCGAGCACTACCGTCAGCGCATCGTTGAATTCGAACGTCGCGCCCTGACCCAGAAGCGCTAAGGCCAAGATCAAAAGATCGCAGCCTCGTTTCACTCGACAGCTCCTACAGGATTGCGATGTCTGTAGGAGCTGCCGAAGGCTGCGATCTTTTGCTTCTGCTGCCAGAGATAGATGAATTAGAGCAGCCTCGGCTGCTCTTTTGCTTTATGAGAGAACACCCATGACCGCCGCCAAAAACCGCATTCTCGAACTGCGCGCTGAACTCGATCAACACAACTACCGTTATCACGTTCTCGACGAGCCGAGCATTCCGGACGCTGAGTACGACCGGTTGTTCCACGAACTCAAGGCGCTGGAAGCGGCCAATCCGGAGCTGATCACCAGCGACTCGCCAACCCAGCGCGTCGGCAGCGTGGCGCTGACCGCGTTCACCCAGGTGCGTCACGAAGTGCCGATGCTCAGCCTCGGTAACGCCTTCGAAGAAACCGACATGCGCGAGTTCGATCGCCGCGTCACTGAAGGCCTGGATCTACCGGTCGGCGATCTGTTCGGCGGCAGTGCGGCGGTGGAATACAGCTGCGAGCCGAAACTCGATGGCCTGGCGGTCAGCCTGCTCTATCAGGACGGCGTGCTGGTGCGCGGCGCCACGCGTGGCGACGGCACCACTGGCGAAGACATCAGCGTCAACGTGCGCACCGTGCGCAATATTCCGCTGAAGCTGCACGGCGAAGGCTGGCCGGCGACGCTGGAGGTGCGCGGTGAAGTGTTCATGTCCAAGGCAGGTTTCGAACGCCTCAACGCCTCGCAACTGGAAGTTGGCGGCAAGACCTTCGCCAACCCGCGCAACGCTGCTGCCGGCAGCTTGCGCCAGCTCGATTCGAAGATCACCGCCAACCGTCCGCTGGAGTTCTGCTGCTACGGCATCGGTCAGGTTTCTCACGATATTTCCGACACCCACATCGGCAACCTCAAGCAGTTGCAGAAGTGGGGCATGCCGATCAGCCATGAATTGAAATTGGCTAAAGGCATCGATGAGTGTCTGGATTACTACCGCGATATTGGCGCGCGCCGTAACGCGCTGACGTATGAAATCGATGGCGTGGTGTTCAAGGTCAACAGCATTGCCGATCAGCGTGAACTGGGCTTCCGTGCTCGTGAGCCGCGTTGGGCGATCGCGCACAAATTCCCGGCGATGGAAGAACTCACCGAGTTGCTCGACGTGGAATTCCAGGTTGGCCGCACTGGCGCCGTGACGCCAGTGGCGCGTCTGAAACCGGTCAAGGTGGCAGGCGTCACCGTGGCCAACGCCACGCTGCACAACATGGACGAAGTCGCGCGTCTGGGCCTGATGATCGGCGACACCGTGATCATCCGCCGCGCCGGTGATGTGATTCCGCAAGTGGTGCAAGTGGTCATGGATCGCCGTCCGGAAAACGCGCGCGCGGTGCAGATTCCTGAGAGCTGCCCGGTGTGCGGCTCGCATGTCGAGCGCACGCAACTGATCAAGCGCAGCAAAGGCAAGGAAACCGTCAGCGAAGGCGCGGTGTATCGCTGCGTTGGGCGTCTGGCCTGCGGTGCGCAGTTGAAGCAGGCGATCATCCACTTCGTCTCGCGTCGTGCGATGGACATTGAAGGCCTGGGCGACAAGAGCGTCGAGCAATTGGTCGACGAAGGTCTGGTCAGCTCGCCGGCCGATCTGTATGCGCTGAAGTTTGACGACATCGTCGATCTGGAAGGTTTTGCCGAGGTGTCCAGCAACAAGCTGCTCGCGGCCATCGAAGACAGCAAGAAACCGGGGCTCGCGCGTTTTATCTATGCGCTGGGCATTCCCGATGTCGGCGAAGAGACCGCCAAGGTGCTGGCGCGCTCGCTCGGTTCGCTGGAGCGCGCGCAGCAGGCGTTGCCGCAAGTGCTGACCTACCTGCCGGACGTAGGGCTGGAAGTGGCGCACGAGATTCACAGCTTCTTTGAAGATGCGCATAACCAGCAGGTGATTACCGAGTTGCTCGGCCATGGTTTGCAGATTCAGGATCAGGGCGAGTTGGGCGCCGAGTTTGCCGCCAGCACCACGCTCGGTGGCTTCCTCGACAAGCTGCACATTCCTTCGGTCGGCCCCGGTGGCGCGCAGAAACTGGCGGACAAGTTTGGTTCGCTCGAAGCGGTGATGAATGCCGACTGGCTGGATATGCGTCAGGCGTTGCCGGAGAAGCAGGCGAATTCGGTTCGCGAATTTTTTGCGCTGCCTGAGCATCGACAGTTGGCTGAAGAGTCCGAGAAACAACTGCGCGATTTCGGCATGCACTGGCAGAGCGAAAAGAAAGTCGTCGAAGGTTTGCCGCTGTCCGGGGAGACCTGGGTGCTGACCGGCAAAGTTGAGTTGATGAGCCGTGATGTGGCCAAGGAGCATCTGGAAAGCCTCGGCGCCAAGGTCGCTGGTTCGGTGTCGGCGAAGACTCATTGCGTTGTGGCAGGCCCCGGTGCCGGTTCCAAATTGACCAAGGCCAATGAGCTGGGTGTGAAGGTGATGGACGAAGAAACTTTCATCGCGTTCCTAAAAACTCACGGCGTCGCCTTTTAAGATCAAAAGATCGCAGCCTGCGGCAGCTCCTACAGGGCTAGTGTTCCACCACGATAGCGCGGGTGTCCACTGAACTCCTGTAGGAGCTGCCGAAGGCTGCGATCTTTTGATTTATCCCAAGCAAAGCGCGGGAACGATGTTGTCACGGGAATGATCTAGTCTTGGCAAGCCCCAGGGAGAGATCGCCATGCACCGTTTTTTCGAGCAGCTCAGTTCCCGCATCATCGCGCCGTTCATGGGCGAATCCTCACGCAACAGCAAAGTCTGGCCGTGCCGCTGCGGCCAGTCGCTGTTCTTTCGCAACAGCCAGTGCCTGGCGTGCAATGCCTTGCTCGGTTATCAACCCGAGGAAAGTCGCCTGACCTCGCTGCAACCGGGGCCATACGCGGGCACCTGGACGCTCGACGCCGATCCCGACTCGGGATTGTTCCGCCGCTGCGCCAACCTCGACACAGCCGCCGCGTGCAACTGGCTGCTGCCGGCCAACGATCACGACAGCCTGTGCATCGCTTGCAGCCTCAACCGGACCATCCCCGACCTGTCTGATCCGGACAACCCTGAGCGCTGGCGCAAAGTCGAAATCGCCAAGCGCCGTCTCGTCGCGCAACTGATCACCCTCGGCCTGCAAGTCGTCCCGAAAACCGTCGATGATGACAGCGGGCTGGCTTTCGATTTCATCGGCGTCGACCTCGAAGGCAACGCGCCGATGACCGGCCACGCCAACGGCCTGATCACCCTCGACATCAAAGAAGCCGACGATGCTCACCGTGAGCAGGTGAGGGCGGCGATGCACGAACCCTATCGCACGTTGCTTGGGCATTTCCGTCATGAGGTCGGCCATTATTACTGGGATCGCCTGATCGCCAACGGCCCGTGGCTCGATTCATTCCGTAGCCTGTTCGGCGACGAACGCGCCAGTTACGCCGAGGCGCTCGATCGCCACTACCAACAAGGCGCACCGCTCGATTGGCCGCAGCACTACGTCAGCGCCTACGCAACCATGCACCCGTGGGAAGACTGGGCGGAAACCTGGGCGCATTACCTGCACATGATGGATGCCGTGGACACAGCGCTGGGATTTGGCATGAGCGCTCGGGAAATGGATTTTGATTACCAGCCGTTTCCCACCAGCACGCTGTACGACCCGGAGCATCCCGGCGGCGCGGCGTTTCTGTCGTTCGTCAACGCGTGGATCGAGTTGGCGGGCATGCTCAATGAGTTGTCACGGAGCATGGGCCAGCCGGATTTCTACCCGTTCGTGCTGCCGGCGGCGGCGATTGCCAAGCTGCACTTCATTCATCTGGTGATCCAGCAAGCGGGCGGCAGGGCGGACGAGGTGCTGGCCCTGTAGGCGCTGCCGCAGGCTGCGATCTTTATGTCTTTGACCTTGTTCATATTTTTAATCTGAAACCAACGGTTGTAACTTCGTCTCAGATAGGTACAATGGCGCGGCTCGCCGACAGGCAAGCGTCGTTATGGTGACCCCATCGGTCCCCCCGCAACGATTACCCGTGAACCTGGTCAGAGCCGGAAGGCAGCAGCCACAGCGGGAACATTGTGTGCCGGGGTGTGGCTGGTGGGGTTACCACCTTAACGAACAATCGAACGCTTCAACCAGAACTGCATGGGTTTCGCCCACTGCGGTTTTTTTGTGCCTGCGATTTACCAAACCGAGACAAATCCCACTGCTGATGAGGATCCTGTGGGAGCTGGCTTGCCAGCGATAGCGGTGGGTCCGGTTCATCTATTTCACTGAAAATCCGCAATCGCTGGCAAGCCAGCTCCCACAAGGTTATGGGGTGTTGTCGGAGTGGCCGGTGTAGAGCCGGATAATCTCATCAATCTCCCCCGACATTTTCATCCGCAACAACGTGCGCAAAATCCGCTGCACTGGCACCTTTGGGTCATTCCGCACATAGCAGCCGACTTTCTGCTCCTGCAACACCGCTACCCCTTGCAGTTGTTGCTCCGGCATCAAGCGCTGGTTAAACCAGTCCAGCGTCCACTGATTGCTCACCGCATAGCGATAACGCCCGGCCAGCAGTTTCTCCAGCACCTGCTCCTGATTTCGCGCGTCCTCGCGTTGCAGCCGATCAGCGTCGAACAGCGGTTGCAGGGTGGGGTAGGTGTAGCCGAGGACGGTGCCGATGGATTGGCGGGGCAGAAGCGCGGGGTCGGCGCTGGCGGGTTGATCCTGGCGGCTGATCAACAGATCACGCTGAAACAACAGCGGCAGACTCCAGATGTAATCCCCCGACTGATTCGGCAGCCACGACTGTGCGGCATAGCAGCGCACGTCGATCTCGCCGTGCTCCATCGCCGTCTGCACACGGGCGCGGGGCAGGACGTGAAACTCGGCCGGTACGCCGACCTGCGTGGCCAGGCTGAGCATCAGGTCGTAGAGAATGCCTTGGGTCGGGCGACCGCGTTCGAATTGCACCATCGGCATCGCCCAGCTGTCGGGCATGGCGAAGCGCAACGGGGTTTCCGCTGCCGTCACGTTCAGGCTTATTCCCAGCAACGTCCCCACGGCCCACCGCATAAACGCTCCGGTAATTCCCGATCCCGAGCCGATAAAAGCCTCTGCTCATGCAGCTTAGCCATATTAGACGAGGACACCGGATGCAATTTTGCCCCTGCTCCGCTAGCATTAGCCGCTTCTGCTTCCTTCGCTGCGACGGTTTTCGATGAGTTATCAGGTTCTTGCACGTAAATGGCGTCCGCGCTCGTTCCGCGAAATGGTCGGCCAGACCCATGTGCTCAAAGCTCTGATCAATGCCTTGGACAGCCAGCGGCTGCACCACGCGTACCTGTTCACCGGTACGCGCGGAGTGGGTAAAACCACGATTGCGCGGATTATTGCCAAATGCCTGAACTGTGAGACAGGTATCACTTCCAGCCCGTGCGGCGAGTGCTCGGTGTGCCGTGAAATTGATGAGGGGCGCTTCGTCGACCTGATCGAGATCGACGCCGCGAGCCGCACTAAGGTCGAAGACACCCGCGAATTGCTCGACAACGTGCAGTACGCCCCGAGCCGTGGGCGCTTCAAGGTCTACCTGATCGACGAAGTGCACATGCTTTCCAGCCATTCCTTCAATGCGCTGCTGAAAACCCTCGAAGAGCCGCCTCCTTACGTCAAGTTCATCCTGGCGACGACTGACCCGCAGAAACTTCCGGCAACGATTTTGTCGCGCTGCCTGCAGTTCTCGCTGAAGAACATGACGCCCGAGCGTGTGGTCGAGCATTTGACCCACGTCCTCACTGCCGAAAACGTGCCATTCGAAGACGATGCACTGTGGCTGCTCGGTCGCGCCGCTGACGGTTCGATGCGTGACGCCATGAGCCTGACCGATCAGGCGATTGCCTTCGGTGAAGGCAAGGTTCTGGCTACCGACGTGCGGGCGATGCTCGGCACGCTGGATCACGGTCAGGTCTACGACGTCCTGCATTCGTTGATCGAAGGCGACGCGAAGGCGTTGCTCGAAGCCGTGCGTCATCTGGCCGAGCAGGGCCCGGACTGGAACGGCGTGCTCTCGGAAATTCTCAACGTGCTGCACCGCGTGGCCATCGCTCAGGCGTTGCCGGAAGGCGTCGACAACGGCCATGGCGACCGCGATCGCGTGTTGGCGCTGGCTCAGGCTTTGCCCGCTGAAGACGTGCAGTTTTATTACCAGATGGGCCTGATCGGCCGCCGCGATTTGCCGCTGGCGCCGGACCCGCGTGGTGGCTTCGAGATGGTCCTGCTGCGGATGCTCGCCTTCCGGCCGGCAGATACGGCGGACGCCCCGAGGCAACCGCTAAAGCCAGTGGGGATCAGCCAGGCCACAGTTGATTCCGCAAACTCCGTGGCTGCCGCGTCCAAGCCTGCGCCGGTAGTCGCTGCGGCTGCTGCGCCGGCTCCAGCTCCGGCAGCTGTAACCCCCGCACCGGCTCCTGAGCCTGTGCCGGTTGCTCCTGTTGCCGCACCAGAACCTGCGCCTGTCGTCGCCGAAGCCGTCGTCGATCTGCCGTGGAATGACCCGGTGGAGCCCGAGGCGGAGCCTGAGCCCGAACCCGCGCAGCAACCTGCCGTCGAGCCAGTGCTGGAAACCACCGCCGAGCAACCCGAGTTGCCGCCGATGCCGTTGCCGACCCCGGACAGCGTCGTCCCGGAAGCGCCTGAGTGGGCTGCCGCGCCGATCCCCGAGCCATCGGTCGCCGAGGTCGATGCCGCTACACCAGGCGTGGACATGGACGACGAGCCGCCGCTGGACGAGGACTACATCGAGCCGGACATGGATTCGGCGTACAGCTACCTCGACGAACTGGCCATCGAACACGCCGCCGAACCTGCCCCGGAACCCGAGCCAGAACCGGCTGCGGCACCGGCAACAGGTCTGGCGTTGCAATGGCTGGAGCTGTTCCCGAAACTGCCGATCTCCGGCATGACCGGCAGCATCGCCGCCAACTGCACGCTGATCGCGGTGGATGGCGACCATTGGCTGATGCACCTCGACCCGGCGCACAGCGCACTGTTCAACGCCACGCAGCAGCGGCGTCTGAACGATGCGTTGAACCAGTTCCACGGTCGCACGCTGGGCCTGACCATCGAACTGATCAAGCCCGAGCAGGAAACCCCGGCCCAGGCCGCGTCCCGCCGTCGTGCCAATCGTCAGCGCGAGGCGGAGGAGTCGATCCACGGCGATCCGTTCATCCAGCAGATGGTTCAGCAGTTCGGCGCGGTGGTGCGACACGATACTATTGAACCTGTCGAGGCCCTGGTCACTCAGGGCTAATAACTGAAGGCGCTCGGCTTTATTGGCCGGGCGCTGTTTTGATCCAAGTACTTTGAGGTGATTCCCATGATGAAAGGTGGCATGGCCGGCCTGATGAAGCAGGCGCAGCAGATGCAGGAAAAAATGGCCAAGATGCAGGAAGAACTGGCCAACGCCGAAGTCACCGGTAAGGCCGGCGGCGATATGGTCACCGTGGTGATGACCGGTCGTCACGACGTCAAGAGCGTGAGCATCGACCCAAGCCTGGTTGAAGGCATGAGCGAAGACGACAAAGAAATGCTGGAGGCGGTGATCGCTTCCGCCGTCAATGACGCTGTACGCAAGATCGAAAAGAACAGCCAGGACAAAATGGGCAACATGACCGCCGGCATGAACCTGCCAGCTGGTATGAAACTGCCATTCTGATTCGCCAATCGGCGGCAGATGAGCTACACAAAATGCCAGGCATTGCGCCTGGCATTTTTGTTTCTGCTTCATTAACACCGCACCCTGTAGGAGCTGTCGAGTGAAACGAGGCTGCGATCTTTTGATCCTGTTCTTTAAAACAAAAATCAAGATCAAAAGATCGCAGCGTGCCGCAGCTCCTACAGGTCGTGCAGTGAATAAACATCGAACGCGCAAAAGCCACAACGGTCTGCTCCCTATACCCGCTGAATTCATCATTCACAGGAGACGCTGACATGTCCGACCCTCTCACGCTCAACCAACGTTTCGTCCTCGCCTCGCGCCCCGTCGGCGCGCCGACCCCGGAAAACTTCCGCCTCGAACGCGAAGCGCTGCCGGATCTGCAGGATGGCGAGGTATTGTTGAAAACTCTCTACCTGTCCCTCGATCCCTACATGCGCGGACGCATGAGCGACGCCCCTTCCTACGCCGCCCCGGTACAAATCGGCGAAG includes:
- a CDS encoding GntR family transcriptional regulator, which gives rise to MTFKAPDSLAEQIAHHLAERIIRGEMKPGERIQEQKVTLALNVSRGSVREALLILERRHLIAILPRRGAHVTELTPHKVQSLCTLMSELYILLGNSVANGWQVQSDMAPFVQIQQRLTASFERQDIRSFVDDSFAVMRAAYPFANNPYLQETVENLQPAMSRAYFLALEQRKASMSEFLELFERLLAAVLARDLPQIRIVLTAYAQRSCDLVVSALTVA
- the zipA gene encoding cell division protein ZipA, with translation MEIGLREWLIVIGIIVIAGILFDGWRRMRGGKGKLKFRLDRSLSNLPDEDTSAELLGPARVLDTHQEPQLDEHDLPSVSMPAREAREPRESGSKRGKRGGNGPAQGDLNLDLDLDGGPSFSSRDGDFAEDTKPSPAVVDKDQPQAEEVLVISVICRDAAGFKGPALLQNILESGLRFGEMDIFHRHESMAGNGEVLFSMANAVKPGIFDLDDIDHFSTPAVSFFLGLPGPRHPKQAFDVMVAAARKLSQELNGELKDDQRSVLTAQTIEHYRQRIVEFERRALTQKR
- the smc gene encoding chromosome segregation protein SMC; amino-acid sequence: MRLKCIKLAGFKSFVDPTTVNFPSNMAAVVGPNGCGKSNIIDAVRWVMGESSAKNLRGESMTDVIFNGSTSRKPVSQASIELVFDNSDGTLLGEYAAYAEISIRRKVTRDSQTTYYLNGTKCRRRDITDIFLGTGLGPRSYSIIEQGMISKLIESKPEDLRNFIEEAAGISKYKERRRETENRIRRTHENLARLTDLREELERQLERLHRQAEAAKKYQEFKAEERQLKAQLSALRWQDLNDQVGQRESIIGTQEISFEALVAEQRNADAAIERLRDGHHDLSERFNLVQGRFYSVGGDIARVEQSIQHGQQRLRQLQDDLKEAERARLETESHLGHDRTLLLTLGEELDMLTPEQEVTSAAAEEAAAALEDSESVMHGWQEQWDAFNLTAAEPRRQAEVQQSRIQQLETSMERLADRQKRLGEERALLSADPEDAAIMELNEQLAESEATLEDLQTSEEAQVEKLEQLRQELQQALTAQQQAQGDLQRLNGRLASLEALQQAALDPGTGTAEWLKEHNLAERPRLAEGLKVEAGWELAVETVLGADLQAVLVDDFSGFDLSGFTQGDLRLLSPGNDGVRAAGSLLDKVDAQIDLSPWLGQVKPVDSLEQALSLRGQLSAGESLISRDGYWIGRHFLRVRRASEAESGMLARGQEIEALHLEREEKEATVEAMETRLQTLRAQQRQQENGREHLRRLLQDEARQQGELKAQLSAGKAKAEQLTLRRKRLDEELVELGEQRELEHEQIGEARMQLQDALDAMALDTEQRELLLAQRDSLRERLDQVRQEARQHKDHAHQLAVRLGSLRAQHDSTRQALERLEMQAERLTEKREQLSLNLEEGEAPLEELRLKLEELLDKRMTVDEELKTAQIALEDADRELRDAEKRRNQAEQQSQLIRGQLEQQRMEWQALTVRRKALQDQLLEDGYDLNGVLATLTAQASEREAEEELERINARIQRLGAINLAAIDEYTQQSERKRYLDAQDADLVEALETLENVIRKIDKETRNRFKDTFDQINGGLQALFPKVFGGGRAYLELTGEDLLDTGVTIMAQPPGKKNSTIHLLSGGEKALTALALVFAIFKLNPAPFCMLDEVDAPLDDANVGRYARLVKEMSQTVQFIYITHNKIAMEMAEQLMGVTMHEPGCSRLVAVDVEEAMAMVDA